A genomic window from Chaetodon trifascialis isolate fChaTrf1 chromosome 22, fChaTrf1.hap1, whole genome shotgun sequence includes:
- the vezt gene encoding vezatin isoform X2, whose protein sequence is MTEEFDEDVVFENSPLFQYLHDLGHTDFEACPTASQEEEYGGQEGDLTSPNEDPQKTSGGRLWRLAEALWRWSPIHQAAASRKLGQQLDCVFGQYSARCILDQDVLLQEDVELIELLDPSLLTLGSSPSGSSSRASALPRPSLIARPSLWDMAGLVGLAAVLLGLCSTSEGLWSLVAAPWGLALLGWAGLRGVVLWRQGSMQRAVHARATQLQALVHNSKTLTGLSRKALRLVQETEVISRGFTLVSAASSFSRAGPGAMPRGQQLIGLRKALYRALRSAFRASRRATCHMLKAFPLNSEIDNVTNYVSAVPLKELGLGLGIEHLGDEQAQELTDDYSLPALKMLFQLWVGQSSECFRRLALLLSPRRIEEAEEGGPKGGTSPPPPPLLHQSIAAVTEPLHHALASCLGEVQRSYDFHRHFETQLRTTGSDRTGRAREKCRELNTLHTSIRSLQLHLKALLSEMIILEDDLEKLMVSKELTELTFEGYQDLSDRLHQLQPHMQASTGCWEDTISQVERMLRRANACPGNAEGLEQCGPPVPEIPAPPPSYPLILDRDPVPEELEWEVYVSDSDSDGEARGSWSDMLSPEERERQRREREESRRVLSELKAVLGFRASEGERMKRKQLLFNDQAAVTPSARSESSDAATQPSDALASLRPVETADEEGNHLPECPAGNEGEEEEGRDGRVRPDPSTEPVTEFSCGLEAEEGELGGPSVCTRGGGGASELHQYDGVLEEGEGHNGLDCFLNPKVPAVSVMDRLTEIHGSEALSFSSALAAQVAARSHSLINMEEQTFGDDDEEEEDDEEANDRRTPEKD, encoded by the exons ATGACTGAGGAGTTTGATGAAGATGTGGTTTTTGAG aaCTCCCCTCTTTTCCAGTACCTGCATGATCTAGGACACACGGACTTTGAGGCATGTCCAACGGCGTCACAGGAGGAGGAATATGGCGGACAAGAGGGAGACCTCACCTCTCCCAACGAAGATCCACAGAAAACTTCA GGAGGACGCTTATGGAGACTGGCTGAAGCCTTGTGGAGATGGAGTCCGATTCACCAGGCGGCTGCGTCTCGTAAGCTGGGCCAGCAGCTG GACTGTGTGTTCGGTCAGTACTCGGCGAGGTGCATCCTGGACCAGGacgtgctgctgcaggaggacgtGGAGCTAATCGAGCTGCTGGACCCGAGTCTGCTCACCCTCGGATCGTCGCCCTCGGGCTCATCCAGCCGGGCGAGCGCCCTGCCCAGACCAAGCCTCATAGCCAGGCCCTCGCTATG ggATATGGCGGGCCTGGTCGGCCTGGCTGCGGTGCTGCTGGGCCTCTGCTCTACGTCGGAGGGCTTGTGGTCGCTGGTCGCGGCCCCGTGGGGCCTGGCGCTCCTGGGCTGGGCGGGGCTGAGGGGGGTCGTGCTGTGGAGGCAGGGCAGCATGCAGAGAGCCGTCCACGCACGAGCCACGCAGCTCCAGGCTCTGGTCCACAACAGCAAGACCCTGACCGGGCTGTCTCGCAAAGCCCTGCGCCTGGTGCAGGAGACGGAGGTCATCTCCAGAGGGTTCACCCT GGTGAGTGCGGCCAGCTCCTTTAGCAGGGCAGGGCCGGGGGCGATGCCGCggggccagcagctgattggaCTAAGGAAGGCGCTGTACCGGGCGCTCCGCTCGGCCTTCAGAGCCTCACGCAGAGCCACCTGTCACATGCTTAAGGC GTTTCCTCTGAACTCTGAGATCGATAACGTGACCAACTACGTGTCTGCGGTGCCTCTGAAGGAGCTGGGGCTCGGCCTGGGTATTGAGCACCTGGGTGACGAGCAGGCTCAGGAGCTGACAGACGACTACAGCCTTCCTGCCCTGAAG ATGCTCTTCCAGCTGTGGGTGGGACAAAGCTCTGAATGTTTCCGTCGACTGGCTCTTCTCCTGTCGCCACGGAGAATAGAGGAGGCAGAAGAGGGCGGGCCCAAAGGGggcacctcccctcctcctccccccctgcTGCACCAGTCCATCGCCGCAGTGACTGAGCCCCTCCATCACGCTCTGGCCAGCTGCCTCGGCGAGGTGCAGCGAAGCTACGACTTCCATCGACACTTCGAGACCCAGCTGAGGACCACGGGCTCCGACAGGACGGGGAGGGCCAGGGAGAAATGCCGAGAGCTCAACACCCTGCACACCTCCATCCGAAGCCTCCAGCTGCACCTCAAGGCCCTGCTCAGcga GATGATCATCCTGGAGGATGACCTGGAAAAACTGATGGTGTCCAAGGAATTGACGGAGTTGACGTTCGAGGGCTACCAGGACCTCAGCGACCGGCTGCaccagctgcagcctcacatgCAGGCCAGCACCGGCTGCTGGGAGGACACCATCAGCCAGGTGGAGCGCATGCTGAGACGGGCCAACGCCTGCCCAG GTAATGCTGAGGGTCTGGAGCAGTGTGGCCCCCCTGTACCCGAGATCcccgctcctcctccatcctACCCGCTGATCCTGGACAGGGATCCTGTACCAGAAGAGCTG GAGTGGGAGGTCTACGTGTCCGACTCAGACTCTGATGGTGAAGCCAGAGGCTCTTGGTCCGACATGTTGTCACCGGAGGAACGCGAGCGGCAGCGGCGGGAGAGGGAGGAGTCCCGTCGTGTCCTGTCGGAGCTCAAAGCTGTCCTGGGCTTCCGTGCATCGGAGggggagaggatgaagaggaagcagctgctCTTCAACGACCAAG CTGCTGTGACGCCTTCAGCTCGCAGTGAGAGTTCAGATGCAGCCACGCAGCCGTCAGACGCTCTGGCCTCCCTGCGCCCAGTAGAAACTGCCGATGAAGAAGGAAACCACCTTCCAGAGTGCCCGGCAGGAAAcgaaggggaggaagaggaaggaagagatggCAGGGTGAGGCCTGACCCCTCCACAGAGCCGGTGACGGAGTTCAGCTGCGGTTTGGAGGCGGAGGAAGGGGAGCTGGGAGGACCCTCGGTCTgcacaagaggaggaggaggagcgtcCGAGCTGCACCAATACGACGGCGtcctggaggagggggagggccACAACGGTCTGGACTGCTTCCTGAACCCCAAAGTCCCCGCCGTCTCCGTCATGGACAGACTGACGGAGATCCACGGCTCGGAGGCTCTCAGCTTCAGCTCCGCCCTCGCTGCTCAGGTGGCGGCGCGCTCGCACTCGCTCATCAACATGGAGGAGCAGACCTTcggagatgatgatgaggaggaggaggatgacgaaGAAGCGAACGACAGACGAACCCCCGAGAAGGACTAA
- the usp44 gene encoding ubiquitin carboxyl-terminal hydrolase 44: MDRCKHVGRLRLAPDHSILNPQKWHCVDCNTTESIWACLGCAHVACGRYIEEHALQHFQQQRHPLAMEVNELYVFCYLCDDYVLNDNATGDLKLLRSTLSAIQSQRYEVTTRSGRTLRSASAAPDAVMPSGARELQLRDEDRMFTALWHRRRALMGRVFRFWFGLTECGKKREEEERKREEEEEQKREARERRRALKRQLQEELENAPLRKSRRLRWKSQRVADAAVTTPSKRVCNKTKTPVPPTLTRRPRSQSPATATPKKAGRSKKVPPTPKPRSRSSATKSKPKTPSVIPRAAQTPVRRKQSTKQGGSPFKRRPTVTPGVTGLRNLGNTCYMNSILQVLSHLHVFRECFLRLDLTQALELLASAVHGQLAGKASSQSSLTQKKGFQTSSGSGAGLSGGASRGRSMELIQPKEPSSKHISLCHELHTLFQVMWSGKWALVSPFAMLHSVWQLIPAFRGYAQQDAQEFLCELLDKVQHELESTGKHTTTAGVPQKRLIKQVLSVVNTIFHGQLLSQVTCLACDQRSNTVEPFWDLSLEFPERYHSNSRESAAQASCHLTEMLAKFTETEALEGNIYACDHCNSARRRTSSKSVLLTEAQKQLMVHKLPQVLRLHLKRFRWSGRNHREKIGVHVSFDQLLNMEPYCCREPSAKVGPCSGPSSPSSAGSPRPKHFIYNLSAVVMHHGKGFGSGHYTSYCYNTEGGFWVHCNDSKLNVCSVEEVCRAQAYILFYTQRVTQDKDRPL; this comes from the exons ATGGACAGGTGTAAGCATGTGGGGCGGCTGCGGCTGGCCCCAGACCACTCCATCCTCAACCCCCAGAAGTGGCACTGCGTGGACTGCAACACCACCGAGTCTATATGGGCCTGCCTGGGCTGTGCTCACGTGGCATGTGGGCGCTACATCGAGGAACATGCTCTGcagcatttccagcagcagcgcCACCCGTTGGCTATGGAGGTTAACGaactttatgttttttgttatttgtgtgACGACTATGTCCTGAATGATAATGCCACCGGAGACCTGAAGCTGCTTCGTAGTACGCTCAGCGCCATCCAGAGCCAGCGCTATGAGGTTACCACCCGCAGCGGGCGCACCCTCCGCTCTGCTAGCGCCGCCCCGGATGCCGTCATGCCATCCGGCGCCCGTGAGCTACAGCTGAGGGACGAGGACAGGATGTTTACTGCACTTTGGCACCGCCGCAGGGCGCTTATGGGACGGGTCTTCCGCTTCTGGTTTGGACTGACTGAATGcggaaagaagagggaggaagaagagagaaagagggaggaggaggaggagcagaaaagggaggcgagggagaggaggagggctcTAAAGAGGCAGctacaggaggagctggagaacgCCCCTCTCAGGAAGAGTCGGCGGTTACGATGGAAGAGCCAGAGAGTAGCAGATGCGGCGGTCACAACACCATCCAAGAGGGTATGCAACAAGACAAAAACCCCTGTGCCCCCAACACTCACACGCAGGCCCAGGAGTCAGAGCCCTGCCACTGCCACCCCCAAGAAAGCTGGACGGTCGAAAAAGGTCCCGCCAACTCCCAAACCCCGGAGTCGTTCTTCTGCCACCAAATCCAAACCCAAAACACCCTCAGTGATCCCCCGGGCTGCCCAAACACCTGTTCGCCGCAAGCAGAGTACCAAACAGGGTGGCTCACCCTTCAAACGGCGTCCCACAGTTACTCCTGGAGTGACGGGCCTGAGGAATTTAGGAAACACCTGTTATATGAACTCCATCCTGCAGGTGCTGAGCCACCTGCATGTCTTCAGGGAGTGTTTTCTGCGGCTGGACCTGACCCAGGCACTGGAGCTTCTGGCATCTGCCGTCCACGGCCAGCTGGCAGGGAAGGCCTCGTCCCAATCCTCCCTAACCCAAAAGAAGGGATTCCAGACCAGCTCAGGCTCTGGGGCAGGGCTGAGCGGTGGGGCCTCACGGGGCCGCAGCATGGAACTGATACAACCCAAAGAGCCCAGCTCGAAGcacatctctctctgccacGAGCTGCACACCTTGTTCCAGGTTATGTGGTCTGGCAAGTGGGCGCTGGTATCGCCTTTTGCCATGCTCCACTCGGTATGGCAGCTGATCCCGGCGTTCAGGGGCTACGCTCAGCAGGATGCTCAGGAGTTCCTGTGTGAGCTGCTGGACAAGGTGCAGCACGAGCTGGAGAGCACAGGCAAGCACACAACCACTGCAGGCGTCCCACAAAAACGACTCATCAAGCAGGTGCTCAGCGTGGTCAACACCATCTTTCATGGCCAGCTCCTCAGCCag GTGACGTGCCTGGCCTGCGACCAGCGCTCCAACACTGTGGAGCCTTTCTGGGATCTGTCTCTGGAGTTCCCTGAGCGGTATCACAGCAATAGCAGGGAGTCGGCTGCTCAGGCTTCATGCCATCTGACGGAAATGCTGGCCAAGTTCACAGAGACTGAAGCGCTGGAGGGAAACATCTACGCCTGTGACCACTGTAACT CTGCTCGACGGCGGACCTCCTCCAAATCAGTCCTCCTGACCgaagcacaaaaacagctgatggTCCACAAACTGCCTCAGGTCCTGCGGCTTCACCTCAAACGCTTCAG GTGGTCTGGGCGGAACCACCGGGAGAAGATCGGGGTCCACGTCAGCTTTGACCAGCTTCTCAACATGGAGCCATACTGCTGCCGAGAGCCCTCGGCCAAAGTCGGGCCCTGCTCTGGTCCCAGCAGCCCCAGCTCTGCGGGCTCGCCGCGCCCCAAGCACTTCATCTACAACCTCTCCGCTGTGGTGATGCATCATGGGAAGGGCTTCGGCTCTGGCCACTACACCTCCTACTGCTACAACACAGAAGGAG GCTTCTGGGTTCACTGTAATGACTCTAAGCTGAACGTGTGTTCAGTGGAGGAGGTCTGTCGTGCTCAGGCCTACATCCTCTTCTACACACAGCGAGTAACTCAGGACAAAGACCGGCCGCTATAG
- the metap2a gene encoding methionine aminopeptidase 2 — MADVVAEQVADQKLVPDRELNGEAEDREEADPVEETAKKKKKKKKKNKSTVTGAEAEADGVAEVTKQLEKQAIEDKEKEEDGEEDGDDGENSAGKKKKKKKKKKGPKSQTDPPSVPICELYPTGAFPIGQECEYPASQDGRSAAWRTTSDEKRVLDKANEEVWNDFRQAAEAHRQVRQHVRSFIKPGMTMIEICERLEDCSRKLIKENGLNAGLAFPTGCSLNHCAAHYTPNAGDTTVLQYDDVCKIDFGTHINGRIIDCAFTVTFNPKYDKLLEAVRDATNTGIKNAGVDVRLCDVGEAIQEVMESYEVELDGKTYQVKPIRNLNGHSIGQYRIHAGKTVPIVKGGEATRMEEGEVYAIETFGSTGKGVVHDDMECSHYMKNFDVGHVPIRLPRAKHLLNVINENFGTLAFCRRWLDRLGETKYLMALKNLCDLGIVDPYPPLCDTKGCYTAQFEHTILLRPTCKEVVSRGDDY, encoded by the exons ATGGCGGACGTGGTTGCGGAGCAGGTAGCGGACCAGAAACTAGTCCCGGACCGGGAGCTGAACGgggaggcagaggacagagaagaggccGACCCCGTGGAGGAGACAgcgaaaaagaagaagaaaaagaagaagaagaacaagtcCACGGTGACAG gcgCTGAGGCGGAGGCTGATGGAGTGGCCGAAGTGACCAAACAGCTGGAGAAGCAGGCGatagaagacaaagagaaagaggaggacggCGAGGAAG ACGGAGATGATGGAGAGAACTcagcagggaagaagaagaagaagaaaaagaagaagaaagggc ccaAGTCTCAAACCGATCCCCCGTCTGTGCCCATCTGCGAGTTATACCCAACTGGAGCCTTCCCCATTGGACAGGAGTGTGAATACCCCGCCTCACAGGATGG TCGCAGCGCGGCGTGGCGTACGACCAGCGACGAGAAGCGGGTGCTGGACAAAGCCAACGAAGAGGTGTGGAACGACTTCAGGCAGGCAGCTGAGGCACACAGACAGGTCCGCCAGCACGTTCGCAGCTTCATTAAACCCGGCATGACCATGATTGAAATCTG TGAGCGGTTGGAGGACTGCTCTCGTAAGCTGATAAAGGAGAACGGGCTGAACGCCGGCCTGGCCTTCCCCACTGGCTGCTCCCTGAACCACTGCGCTGCCCACTACACTCCCAACGCCGGGGACACCACCGTCCTGCAGTACGACGACGTCTGCAAGATCGACTTCGGCACGCACATCAACG GGCGAATCATTGACTGTGCCTTCACTGTCACATTTAACCCAAAGTACgacaagctgctggaggctgtgAGAGACGCCACCAACACCGGAATCAAA AACGCCGGCGTTGATGTGCGTCTGTGTGATGTTGGAGAAGCGATTCAGGAAGTGATGGAGTCCTACGAGGTTGAGCTTGATGGCAAAACATACCAAG TGAAGCCAATCCGAAACCTGAACGGCCACTCGATCGGTCAGTACAGAATACACGCAGGCAAGACCGTGCCCATCGTCAAAGGAGGCGAAGCCACGAGAATGGAG GAGGGAGAAGTTTACGCCATCGAGACCTTTGGCAGCACAGGTAAAGGTGTGGTCCACGATGACATGGAGTGCTCTCACTATATGAAAAACTTTGACGTTGGCCACGTCCCCATCAG GCTTCCCAGAGCGAAGCATCTGCTGAATGTTATCAACGAGAACTTCGGCACGTTGGCGTTCTGCCGGCGCTGGCTGGACCGTCTGGGCGAGACCAAGTATCTGATGGCCTTGAAGAACCTGTGCGACCTGGGCATCGTGGACCCCTACCCTCCCCTCTGCGACACCAAGGGCTGCTACACTGCTCAGTTCGAGCACACCATCCTGCTCAGGCCCACCTGCAAGGAGGTGGTGAGCCGGGGAGACGACTACTGA
- the vezt gene encoding vezatin isoform X1 has protein sequence MTEEFDEDVVFENSPLFQYLHDLGHTDFEACPTASQEEEYGGQEGDLTSPNEDPQKTSGGRLWRLAEALWRWSPIHQAAASRKLGQQLDCVFGQYSARCILDQDVLLQEDVELIELLDPSLLTLGSSPSGSSSRASALPRPSLIARPSLWDMAGLVGLAAVLLGLCSTSEGLWSLVAAPWGLALLGWAGLRGVVLWRQGSMQRAVHARATQLQALVHNSKTLTGLSRKALRLVQETEVISRGFTLLLDRVSAASSFSRAGPGAMPRGQQLIGLRKALYRALRSAFRASRRATCHMLKAFPLNSEIDNVTNYVSAVPLKELGLGLGIEHLGDEQAQELTDDYSLPALKMLFQLWVGQSSECFRRLALLLSPRRIEEAEEGGPKGGTSPPPPPLLHQSIAAVTEPLHHALASCLGEVQRSYDFHRHFETQLRTTGSDRTGRAREKCRELNTLHTSIRSLQLHLKALLSEMIILEDDLEKLMVSKELTELTFEGYQDLSDRLHQLQPHMQASTGCWEDTISQVERMLRRANACPGNAEGLEQCGPPVPEIPAPPPSYPLILDRDPVPEELEWEVYVSDSDSDGEARGSWSDMLSPEERERQRREREESRRVLSELKAVLGFRASEGERMKRKQLLFNDQAAVTPSARSESSDAATQPSDALASLRPVETADEEGNHLPECPAGNEGEEEEGRDGRVRPDPSTEPVTEFSCGLEAEEGELGGPSVCTRGGGGASELHQYDGVLEEGEGHNGLDCFLNPKVPAVSVMDRLTEIHGSEALSFSSALAAQVAARSHSLINMEEQTFGDDDEEEEDDEEANDRRTPEKD, from the exons ATGACTGAGGAGTTTGATGAAGATGTGGTTTTTGAG aaCTCCCCTCTTTTCCAGTACCTGCATGATCTAGGACACACGGACTTTGAGGCATGTCCAACGGCGTCACAGGAGGAGGAATATGGCGGACAAGAGGGAGACCTCACCTCTCCCAACGAAGATCCACAGAAAACTTCA GGAGGACGCTTATGGAGACTGGCTGAAGCCTTGTGGAGATGGAGTCCGATTCACCAGGCGGCTGCGTCTCGTAAGCTGGGCCAGCAGCTG GACTGTGTGTTCGGTCAGTACTCGGCGAGGTGCATCCTGGACCAGGacgtgctgctgcaggaggacgtGGAGCTAATCGAGCTGCTGGACCCGAGTCTGCTCACCCTCGGATCGTCGCCCTCGGGCTCATCCAGCCGGGCGAGCGCCCTGCCCAGACCAAGCCTCATAGCCAGGCCCTCGCTATG ggATATGGCGGGCCTGGTCGGCCTGGCTGCGGTGCTGCTGGGCCTCTGCTCTACGTCGGAGGGCTTGTGGTCGCTGGTCGCGGCCCCGTGGGGCCTGGCGCTCCTGGGCTGGGCGGGGCTGAGGGGGGTCGTGCTGTGGAGGCAGGGCAGCATGCAGAGAGCCGTCCACGCACGAGCCACGCAGCTCCAGGCTCTGGTCCACAACAGCAAGACCCTGACCGGGCTGTCTCGCAAAGCCCTGCGCCTGGTGCAGGAGACGGAGGTCATCTCCAGAGGGTTCACCCT TTTGCTCGACAGGGTGAGTGCGGCCAGCTCCTTTAGCAGGGCAGGGCCGGGGGCGATGCCGCggggccagcagctgattggaCTAAGGAAGGCGCTGTACCGGGCGCTCCGCTCGGCCTTCAGAGCCTCACGCAGAGCCACCTGTCACATGCTTAAGGC GTTTCCTCTGAACTCTGAGATCGATAACGTGACCAACTACGTGTCTGCGGTGCCTCTGAAGGAGCTGGGGCTCGGCCTGGGTATTGAGCACCTGGGTGACGAGCAGGCTCAGGAGCTGACAGACGACTACAGCCTTCCTGCCCTGAAG ATGCTCTTCCAGCTGTGGGTGGGACAAAGCTCTGAATGTTTCCGTCGACTGGCTCTTCTCCTGTCGCCACGGAGAATAGAGGAGGCAGAAGAGGGCGGGCCCAAAGGGggcacctcccctcctcctccccccctgcTGCACCAGTCCATCGCCGCAGTGACTGAGCCCCTCCATCACGCTCTGGCCAGCTGCCTCGGCGAGGTGCAGCGAAGCTACGACTTCCATCGACACTTCGAGACCCAGCTGAGGACCACGGGCTCCGACAGGACGGGGAGGGCCAGGGAGAAATGCCGAGAGCTCAACACCCTGCACACCTCCATCCGAAGCCTCCAGCTGCACCTCAAGGCCCTGCTCAGcga GATGATCATCCTGGAGGATGACCTGGAAAAACTGATGGTGTCCAAGGAATTGACGGAGTTGACGTTCGAGGGCTACCAGGACCTCAGCGACCGGCTGCaccagctgcagcctcacatgCAGGCCAGCACCGGCTGCTGGGAGGACACCATCAGCCAGGTGGAGCGCATGCTGAGACGGGCCAACGCCTGCCCAG GTAATGCTGAGGGTCTGGAGCAGTGTGGCCCCCCTGTACCCGAGATCcccgctcctcctccatcctACCCGCTGATCCTGGACAGGGATCCTGTACCAGAAGAGCTG GAGTGGGAGGTCTACGTGTCCGACTCAGACTCTGATGGTGAAGCCAGAGGCTCTTGGTCCGACATGTTGTCACCGGAGGAACGCGAGCGGCAGCGGCGGGAGAGGGAGGAGTCCCGTCGTGTCCTGTCGGAGCTCAAAGCTGTCCTGGGCTTCCGTGCATCGGAGggggagaggatgaagaggaagcagctgctCTTCAACGACCAAG CTGCTGTGACGCCTTCAGCTCGCAGTGAGAGTTCAGATGCAGCCACGCAGCCGTCAGACGCTCTGGCCTCCCTGCGCCCAGTAGAAACTGCCGATGAAGAAGGAAACCACCTTCCAGAGTGCCCGGCAGGAAAcgaaggggaggaagaggaaggaagagatggCAGGGTGAGGCCTGACCCCTCCACAGAGCCGGTGACGGAGTTCAGCTGCGGTTTGGAGGCGGAGGAAGGGGAGCTGGGAGGACCCTCGGTCTgcacaagaggaggaggaggagcgtcCGAGCTGCACCAATACGACGGCGtcctggaggagggggagggccACAACGGTCTGGACTGCTTCCTGAACCCCAAAGTCCCCGCCGTCTCCGTCATGGACAGACTGACGGAGATCCACGGCTCGGAGGCTCTCAGCTTCAGCTCCGCCCTCGCTGCTCAGGTGGCGGCGCGCTCGCACTCGCTCATCAACATGGAGGAGCAGACCTTcggagatgatgatgaggaggaggaggatgacgaaGAAGCGAACGACAGACGAACCCCCGAGAAGGACTAA